The following proteins are encoded in a genomic region of Mesotoga sp. UBA6090:
- a CDS encoding fibronectin type III domain-containing protein, which produces MHYYKGSTIVPIIITLLLVIVAAVVAAFFLWPVPEPKILISNVSPVPKNGERIQYSEKVTLRWEAVYERPRHGLMAEVFAGKDKSTLKRLALDLQGELTSSTEGIFSFSHEFEVDPHSQYWWKVRLYTEGGKSAESEIWTFVLMNTYPQRPELLPPGSDLGNVPLKDLILKWNSSDPDGDELVYDVFFGREPRLDEKDILIKGAEKSIVDVSSLKRLDYSTKYYWKVVARDPFGGESVSYTESFTTQMRADLPAVTPDNPRSGASDFDASIGSLSWKTSLPLEYYLDELYFDVYLAEGQSRHSLIGTTNSTEIPVPSLKGNTTYSWYVVARDSAGKEKKSEEWIFRTSNRAPIIEMGYPSVPPGQASFPVTWRVNDPDGDSITSEVFFGPEGEEPIRIASGRMTSVFLPALDEGTRYRLLISASDTNEGRTEREIIISPGNKPPSVSVEHPFSLEQVEPSLVTFKWSGEDPDGDSIRYELHLQSRDDSRIIESIDSQEYVARELKANEDYRWFVLAIDSKGGFSRSEDATFSTGDKSLALTLPIAPKPGVEEVAISNAAFSWEIDGNSEGVSYRFSLGTGDQMDNVVFEQVLTQTNLELTQDLLSNKKYFWRVDIISEDSEIQGEIWSFKSENLPPKVPELKLPVDGASEVSTRNLTLRWESSDSDGEIVSAKVYLREPDGIVKEYVASGNSFTVEDLEPGRRYEWAIEVTDDGGKSTVSSYYSFITGNQKPVIKLIQPSRIFLEGATAPLVIEWELDDPEGEDLYVEVFMNTAEESLGLPVARGRNLQRYEIENLLSGRDYLLTVAAEDPGGERGTLEIPIKTRVPGLTYEYPVDGFYEEERDFSWSYLQENSGYVFRLYDSDFGPLVRKVVQNSTYKPDLTLVDGKHYYWAVSVLRDNNEYAGEPIGFIFGRPYRVELDSPKNGAKVPASGTILRWNMEGDTGTIRQKELYFGELGNLSRHTPVGDSFETGRLLPGREYEWYVQLTDDSGVITRSETYGFAVDNMPPEISLISPVDRGTVNESYVDLVWSGYDPDGDQLSYSVYFGTGPELELYRESMQTNQIRISGLVMNQTYRWYIVASDEKNTVTSQMRTFSVMSRQFDLEIISPATGSTSDISPVFTWRVDGMDDGEFRVFLGESQSQMSLLGTTTGNSLRYQGQLENDKAYYWRVELWRDGRLLSSTAASQFMTRPSDATASVEDRDVTVLYFGGVFNIVSLGSSGLEIVEIPYQYDGGVSAILNGKILYVIDKTGRLNAIDFSSGRAEVVGTLVTDTTPEKMVFEGGYLWILDTKSAGAVIRVSLNSNGIPERMETIYRDWTTPVDLFVAEDLSRVYLADALSGIKILEREGTRYLDRTSSFSVPLEGYSRAVAEKDGVVFSGEAGMDGGLKLIDTERSLRSNVGRYYIVLRIEISENILYASTDKGIAIVDISTPTSPVVLRDLELTQVDEISVSGRLMIVRSGNRILIYDVQRPNDPLLLESRNE; this is translated from the coding sequence TTGCACTATTACAAAGGTTCTACAATAGTGCCGATAATCATAACCCTGCTGCTTGTGATAGTTGCTGCCGTTGTGGCCGCTTTCTTCCTCTGGCCCGTTCCGGAACCAAAGATACTGATTTCGAATGTATCACCCGTTCCCAAGAATGGGGAGAGAATTCAGTATTCTGAGAAGGTTACGCTCAGGTGGGAAGCAGTATATGAACGTCCCAGACATGGTCTTATGGCCGAGGTTTTCGCCGGAAAGGACAAGAGCACCCTTAAGAGATTAGCTCTCGATTTGCAGGGAGAGCTAACGTCTTCGACAGAGGGCATATTCTCTTTCTCCCACGAGTTTGAAGTGGATCCTCACTCTCAGTACTGGTGGAAGGTCAGGCTCTACACAGAAGGCGGAAAATCAGCTGAGAGCGAAATTTGGACTTTCGTCTTGATGAACACATATCCTCAACGACCTGAACTCCTTCCTCCGGGTAGTGATCTCGGAAACGTACCGCTCAAAGATCTGATTCTCAAATGGAATTCGTCTGATCCCGATGGAGATGAGTTGGTTTATGACGTCTTTTTCGGGAGAGAACCCAGACTTGACGAAAAGGACATATTGATTAAGGGTGCTGAGAAATCGATAGTAGACGTCTCTTCTCTTAAGAGACTGGATTACTCAACGAAATACTACTGGAAGGTAGTCGCCAGAGATCCATTTGGAGGCGAATCCGTTTCTTATACAGAAAGCTTCACGACTCAAATGAGGGCAGACCTGCCGGCAGTGACGCCAGACAACCCGAGAAGCGGTGCCAGTGATTTCGATGCGAGCATAGGGAGCCTCTCCTGGAAGACTTCTCTTCCTCTGGAATACTATCTTGATGAGCTTTACTTTGATGTCTATCTGGCTGAAGGTCAATCGAGGCACTCACTGATAGGGACCACTAATTCTACTGAAATCCCTGTTCCTTCTCTCAAAGGTAATACCACCTACAGCTGGTACGTCGTGGCAAGGGATTCGGCTGGCAAGGAAAAGAAGAGTGAAGAGTGGATCTTCAGGACTTCAAACAGAGCACCCATAATTGAGATGGGATATCCTTCTGTCCCTCCCGGCCAGGCCTCGTTCCCTGTTACCTGGAGAGTAAACGATCCTGACGGAGACAGCATAACAAGTGAGGTCTTTTTCGGACCGGAAGGGGAAGAGCCAATAAGAATCGCTTCGGGAAGAATGACATCGGTTTTCCTTCCGGCTCTTGATGAAGGGACACGTTACCGTCTCCTTATTAGTGCCAGCGATACCAATGAGGGCAGAACAGAGAGAGAGATCATAATTTCACCAGGGAATAAGCCACCTTCTGTCTCTGTTGAACACCCGTTCTCTCTGGAACAAGTTGAACCATCGCTTGTTACTTTCAAATGGTCTGGAGAGGACCCGGATGGTGATTCTATCCGATATGAGCTTCACCTGCAATCGAGAGACGATTCAAGAATCATCGAATCTATAGATTCTCAAGAATATGTTGCAAGAGAACTGAAGGCGAATGAAGATTATCGCTGGTTTGTTCTTGCGATTGATTCGAAAGGTGGTTTCTCCAGAAGTGAAGATGCGACTTTCAGTACAGGCGATAAGTCTCTTGCGTTGACACTTCCAATAGCGCCCAAACCTGGTGTGGAGGAAGTCGCCATTTCAAATGCTGCCTTCAGCTGGGAAATCGATGGAAATAGCGAAGGAGTCTCATACAGATTCTCACTTGGGACTGGTGATCAGATGGACAACGTAGTGTTTGAACAGGTACTTACTCAAACAAATCTAGAGTTAACTCAGGATCTGCTCAGCAACAAGAAATATTTCTGGAGAGTTGATATTATTAGTGAAGATTCGGAGATACAGGGAGAAATCTGGTCCTTCAAAAGCGAAAATCTCCCGCCGAAAGTACCTGAGCTAAAACTCCCGGTAGACGGAGCCTCAGAAGTATCAACAAGAAATCTGACCTTGAGATGGGAATCCAGTGATTCTGACGGGGAAATAGTTTCAGCAAAGGTTTATTTGAGAGAGCCAGACGGTATCGTGAAAGAATATGTCGCCTCGGGAAACTCATTCACAGTGGAGGATCTAGAACCCGGACGCAGATACGAATGGGCGATAGAGGTTACAGACGACGGAGGTAAGAGTACCGTGAGCTCATATTATTCGTTTATTACGGGAAATCAGAAACCGGTCATTAAGCTAATTCAGCCTTCTCGGATATTCCTTGAAGGCGCGACAGCACCACTTGTAATCGAATGGGAGTTGGACGATCCCGAAGGCGAAGATCTCTATGTGGAAGTCTTCATGAATACTGCCGAAGAATCGCTGGGCTTGCCTGTGGCAAGAGGTAGAAACCTGCAGAGATATGAAATAGAGAATCTCCTCTCTGGTAGGGATTATCTCCTCACAGTTGCTGCAGAGGATCCTGGAGGAGAAAGAGGTACGCTTGAGATCCCTATCAAGACAAGAGTCCCGGGACTCACCTATGAATATCCTGTCGATGGGTTCTACGAAGAAGAGAGAGATTTCTCCTGGTCATACTTACAGGAAAACTCTGGATACGTTTTCAGGCTGTACGATTCGGACTTTGGCCCGCTGGTCAGGAAAGTCGTTCAGAACAGCACATACAAACCGGATTTGACTCTGGTCGATGGCAAGCATTATTATTGGGCTGTCTCAGTTTTGAGGGACAATAATGAATATGCGGGAGAACCTATAGGTTTCATATTTGGACGTCCATATAGAGTGGAACTTGACAGTCCGAAAAACGGTGCAAAAGTGCCTGCTTCAGGCACAATACTGAGATGGAATATGGAAGGTGATACAGGTACAATAAGGCAGAAAGAACTGTACTTCGGAGAGCTTGGCAATCTTTCGCGACATACTCCTGTGGGCGACAGCTTCGAGACAGGGAGGCTACTTCCAGGAAGAGAGTACGAATGGTATGTTCAGTTGACCGATGACAGCGGTGTTATCACAAGGAGCGAGACCTATGGATTTGCTGTCGATAACATGCCCCCCGAGATATCCTTGATAAGTCCAGTCGATAGAGGAACGGTGAACGAGTCATACGTTGATCTTGTTTGGTCCGGCTATGACCCAGATGGAGATCAGTTGAGCTACTCGGTTTACTTTGGTACCGGTCCCGAACTGGAACTATACAGAGAGTCTATGCAAACAAATCAGATTAGAATATCCGGTCTGGTCATGAATCAGACTTATCGCTGGTACATTGTAGCGTCGGACGAAAAGAACACGGTTACTTCCCAAATGAGAACCTTCTCTGTCATGAGTAGACAGTTTGATCTTGAGATCATATCTCCAGCTACTGGTTCCACTTCCGATATTTCACCTGTTTTCACCTGGCGAGTTGATGGTATGGACGATGGAGAGTTCAGAGTCTTTCTTGGCGAATCCCAGTCTCAGATGTCCCTTCTGGGAACGACGACCGGCAACTCGTTGCGATATCAAGGCCAACTTGAAAACGACAAAGCTTATTACTGGAGAGTCGAGTTATGGCGTGATGGACGGCTTCTCTCGTCAACGGCTGCAAGCCAGTTCATGACTAGACCTTCTGATGCGACCGCCTCTGTAGAGGATAGGGACGTAACTGTTCTCTACTTTGGTGGGGTTTTTAATATAGTTTCTCTTGGCAGCTCGGGGCTCGAGATTGTTGAAATTCCTTACCAGTACGATGGAGGTGTTTCCGCGATACTAAACGGCAAGATCCTTTATGTTATTGATAAAACGGGAAGGTTGAACGCTATTGATTTCAGTTCGGGCAGAGCGGAAGTAGTCGGCACTCTCGTAACTGACACTACTCCAGAAAAGATGGTTTTCGAGGGAGGCTATTTGTGGATTCTAGATACCAAGAGTGCTGGAGCTGTGATAAGAGTTTCACTCAACAGCAACGGAATTCCCGAAAGAATGGAAACTATCTACAGGGACTGGACGACACCAGTTGATCTGTTCGTGGCAGAGGATCTTTCAAGAGTCTATTTGGCCGATGCACTGTCAGGAATAAAGATTCTTGAGAGAGAAGGAACGAGATATCTTGATCGCACTTCAAGCTTCTCTGTGCCTCTCGAAGGATACTCGAGAGCAGTTGCCGAAAAGGATGGCGTCGTCTTTTCTGGAGAGGCCGGTATGGACGGCGGGCTAAAGCTTATAGACACCGAAAGATCTTTAAGAAGCAATGTTGGCAGATACTACATTGTACTGAGAATAGAGATTTCTGAGAACATCCTTTACGCTTCAACTGACAAGGGTATAGCAATCGTTGATATAAGTACTCCAACATCACCGGTTGTGCTAAGAGATCTAGAGCTTACGCAGGTAGACGAGATTTCGGTTTCGGGGAGGCTCATGATAGTTAGATCTGGAAACAGAATACTTATTTATGATGTGCAAAGACCAAATGATCCACTTTTACTAGAAAGCAGAAATGAATAG
- a CDS encoding metallophosphoesterase: MKKLYLSDLHIGDGTLKDDFKFDSDLVELISSSKEKKFSEIIIVGDGLELLNSEFVKNRGLLSFEELLKEIDESILEVIERKHEEVFKAFRDFTERGRLIYVVGNHDSLLLFNNKLRTRLKEMLGEAGKVEIVPYYLDREFNTIALHGNQYDIVNRFFRDRKSGQLLQPFGDYLARFMMKNFDSCLLRTELPEQAIRDYQNIHPTLDVFEWFDYIRRVYDVDSDLQEEWSRQFLLLLKSNEAERWIDANWPGLKVIEGLFVNKHGGMKLGSLMVRLVMAYRKFKRTDNLYRQGRRLLGAEGKKGFHKAMNNEYFLMYGDTAPPVVPGELKGVIMGHNHRHVLRMISSNGEEKFYANTGTWKPVVEIIDDDPRNGFARRIELGYITIEMISNEFLVQSKHIKMLSGLRLSEDTIEMNSEGSVPHEIELRV; the protein is encoded by the coding sequence GTGAAAAAACTATACTTGAGTGATCTTCACATTGGTGACGGGACCTTGAAGGATGACTTCAAGTTTGATTCCGATCTTGTGGAATTGATATCGAGTTCGAAGGAGAAGAAATTCAGCGAAATCATAATTGTTGGAGATGGTCTTGAGCTTCTGAATTCAGAATTCGTGAAGAACAGGGGGTTGTTGTCCTTTGAAGAGCTTCTTAAAGAGATTGATGAGTCCATTCTTGAAGTCATTGAAAGAAAGCATGAGGAAGTCTTCAAAGCATTTAGAGACTTTACTGAAAGGGGTCGATTAATCTATGTAGTGGGTAACCACGACTCGCTTTTGCTTTTCAATAATAAGCTAAGAACGAGGCTCAAAGAAATGCTTGGAGAGGCCGGAAAAGTTGAAATAGTACCTTATTATCTTGACAGAGAGTTTAACACGATAGCTTTGCATGGCAATCAGTACGATATTGTGAACAGGTTTTTCAGAGACAGAAAGTCTGGGCAGCTCTTGCAGCCATTTGGGGACTATTTGGCTCGGTTCATGATGAAGAACTTCGACAGCTGTCTTCTGAGAACAGAGCTTCCAGAGCAAGCCATAAGAGATTATCAGAATATTCACCCGACTCTCGACGTCTTCGAATGGTTCGATTACATCAGGAGGGTTTACGACGTTGATTCGGATCTTCAGGAAGAATGGTCGAGACAGTTTCTTCTTCTGTTGAAGAGCAATGAGGCCGAGCGATGGATAGACGCTAATTGGCCGGGGCTCAAGGTAATTGAAGGACTCTTCGTCAACAAACACGGAGGAATGAAACTTGGGAGTCTGATGGTACGGTTGGTTATGGCCTACAGGAAGTTTAAGAGGACGGATAATCTTTACAGGCAGGGAAGAAGATTACTTGGAGCAGAAGGAAAGAAAGGCTTCCACAAAGCCATGAACAACGAGTATTTCCTTATGTATGGCGATACGGCTCCCCCAGTCGTCCCTGGTGAACTGAAGGGAGTCATCATGGGTCACAATCACCGCCATGTACTCAGGATGATTTCTAGTAATGGTGAAGAGAAATTCTATGCCAACACCGGTACATGGAAACCCGTCGTAGAAATCATTGACGATGATCCCAGAAATGGTTTTGCAAGAAGAATCGAACTGGGATACATTACTATAGAGATGATTTCGAACGAATTTCTCGTTCAATCTAAGCATATAAAGATGCTTAGCGGGCTACGGCTTTCCGAAGATACGATAGAGATGAATTCGGAGGGATCCGTACCGCACGAAATTGAACTACGAGTCTGA
- a CDS encoding sugar transferase, whose amino-acid sequence MSSLWYLLDFALALPLLLNGFCAFFAALGVSILISFSMRGYEGITFSDPEKQKASALGSAVFACFMALTTIFNSPFIAVPAIVATLFRYFCLYRLVRTTFTIGMFMLVTKEPIQTTKAYDRLKRTLDVVFATLMLLIFGPIIGVVALISLFSGGRPIFICQTRIGKNCDEFGMYKFRTFKTEDGKEEITRLGRFLRPLRLDELPQIINIIRGDMSLVGPRPELPSFHKLGMENIENYSLRLLVKPGLTGWAQINYKYTTTLEEYRIKTAFDLYYVKHRSFILDLKCLLKTPFAVFITLLEREG is encoded by the coding sequence ATGAGCAGCTTATGGTATTTGCTGGATTTTGCCTTAGCTTTGCCGCTCTTATTGAACGGTTTTTGTGCGTTTTTCGCAGCTTTGGGCGTGAGTATTCTAATAAGCTTTTCTATGCGCGGTTACGAGGGAATTACTTTCTCCGATCCAGAGAAACAGAAGGCATCGGCCCTTGGATCCGCCGTTTTTGCTTGTTTTATGGCTCTTACGACAATCTTCAACTCTCCATTTATCGCTGTTCCTGCTATCGTAGCGACGCTTTTCAGGTATTTCTGCCTATACAGATTAGTGAGAACGACCTTCACGATAGGTATGTTCATGCTTGTCACAAAAGAACCAATACAAACCACTAAAGCATATGACAGACTAAAGAGAACTCTGGATGTGGTTTTCGCTACTCTCATGCTTCTTATCTTCGGTCCAATTATTGGAGTAGTTGCGCTCATCTCGCTTTTTTCAGGTGGTAGACCTATCTTCATCTGTCAAACGAGAATCGGAAAAAACTGTGATGAATTTGGAATGTACAAATTCAGAACTTTCAAGACTGAAGATGGTAAGGAGGAGATCACAAGGTTGGGTAGATTTCTGAGACCCCTGCGACTCGATGAGCTTCCACAGATAATCAACATTATAAGGGGAGATATGAGTCTGGTCGGTCCGAGACCGGAGTTACCATCGTTTCACAAGCTTGGAATGGAGAATATTGAGAATTATTCGCTGAGGCTTCTGGTAAAACCGGGACTCACGGGCTGGGCTCAAATCAATTACAAGTACACTACCACTCTTGAAGAATACAGAATAAAAACCGCTTTTGATCTATATTACGTAAAACACAGATCATTCATTTTGGATCTGAAGTGCCTACTCAAAACACCATTTGCCGTCTTCATTACGTTGCTCGAGAGGGAAGGTTAA
- a CDS encoding NADH-dependent [FeFe] hydrogenase, group A6, whose amino-acid sequence MPVTITINGKDYSVKEDQSILEACREIGMDIPTLCYHPALSVVGSCRVCVVEVEGARNLSPACATQVVDGMKIKTNSERVNKAVRFNLGLLLSNHPNDCMTCDVNGRCEFQDLIYKYDVKDMFPKTLRNVPYDTSSPSLFRDMNKCIDCGRCVRACDELQGLSILSPVNRGYHVLPLPALGAPIAATDCINCGQCSAVCPVGAITERMEFRDVVSELKRHDKVLIAQTAPSVRVALAEEFGELPGTVSTGKMVAALRKLGFDYVFDTNFSADLTIMEEGSELLERVKEGGKFPMFTSCCPGWVNMMEKLYPEFTENLSTAKSPQEMLSALVKTFFAEKIGKKPEDIYLVSIMPCTAKKDEKGRETLEVRGAQSTDAVLVTRELGKLIKMNKIPFESLEEEEYDNPLGISTGAAVIFGATGGVMEAALRTAYELHTGEELARLDFDFARGFDGVKEAEIDMKGTKVKVAIVHGGSNVVRLMDKIRSGEAFYHFVEVMACPGGCIGGGGQPKSSEPGYLQKRMEAIYNIDKSSKIRKSHENPAILKLYEEYLGKPLGHLSHELLHTHYKDNSKSVIQRKKELEEMTKG is encoded by the coding sequence GTGCCCGTGACAATTACCATTAACGGCAAGGACTATTCCGTGAAAGAGGATCAGAGCATTCTTGAGGCTTGCCGCGAAATTGGAATGGATATTCCAACACTCTGTTATCACCCTGCCCTCTCTGTTGTCGGATCGTGCAGAGTCTGTGTCGTTGAGGTTGAGGGGGCTCGTAATCTCTCGCCGGCATGCGCAACTCAGGTCGTTGATGGAATGAAGATTAAGACGAATTCCGAAAGAGTGAACAAGGCCGTAAGATTCAACCTTGGTCTTCTGCTTTCAAATCATCCCAATGACTGTATGACCTGTGATGTGAATGGTAGATGCGAGTTTCAGGATCTGATATATAAGTATGATGTAAAAGACATGTTCCCGAAAACCCTTAGAAATGTCCCTTACGACACTTCCAGTCCTTCGTTGTTCAGAGACATGAACAAGTGTATTGACTGTGGAAGATGCGTTAGAGCTTGTGACGAGCTTCAGGGTCTGTCCATCCTATCGCCGGTAAACAGAGGATACCATGTTCTTCCATTGCCTGCTCTAGGCGCCCCAATAGCTGCGACGGATTGTATCAATTGTGGACAGTGCTCGGCCGTATGCCCAGTGGGAGCTATTACCGAGAGGATGGAATTCAGGGATGTGGTTTCTGAGCTTAAGAGACATGATAAGGTTCTTATTGCGCAGACCGCTCCTTCTGTTAGAGTCGCTTTGGCTGAAGAGTTTGGGGAACTTCCAGGCACTGTGAGCACTGGCAAGATGGTTGCTGCTCTTAGAAAGCTAGGATTCGACTATGTGTTTGACACAAACTTCTCTGCAGATCTAACAATTATGGAAGAAGGATCGGAGCTTCTTGAAAGAGTGAAGGAAGGGGGCAAGTTCCCTATGTTCACTTCTTGCTGTCCGGGATGGGTCAACATGATGGAGAAATTGTATCCGGAATTCACCGAAAACCTCTCAACGGCGAAGTCGCCTCAGGAGATGTTGAGTGCGCTTGTCAAGACATTCTTTGCGGAGAAGATAGGAAAGAAACCTGAAGACATTTATCTGGTTTCGATCATGCCCTGTACCGCGAAGAAGGACGAGAAAGGTAGAGAAACCCTAGAGGTTAGAGGTGCCCAGTCTACCGACGCGGTTCTAGTCACGAGAGAACTCGGAAAACTGATCAAGATGAATAAGATTCCCTTCGAGTCACTTGAAGAGGAAGAATATGACAATCCACTCGGAATCTCTACCGGTGCCGCAGTAATCTTTGGTGCAACGGGGGGTGTTATGGAAGCCGCTTTGAGGACTGCATATGAGCTTCATACTGGAGAAGAGCTCGCAAGACTTGATTTCGATTTTGCTCGCGGGTTTGACGGAGTGAAGGAAGCCGAAATCGACATGAAGGGTACTAAAGTCAAGGTTGCCATCGTTCACGGAGGAAGCAATGTTGTTCGGTTAATGGACAAAATACGTTCAGGAGAGGCATTCTACCATTTCGTCGAAGTAATGGCCTGCCCTGGTGGTTGTATAGGTGGCGGCGGTCAGCCAAAATCAAGCGAGCCCGGCTACCTTCAGAAGAGAATGGAAGCAATCTATAACATTGATAAATCTTCGAAGATCAGAAAGTCTCATGAAAATCCAGCTATTCTGAAGCTCTATGAAGAATACCTGGGAAAGCCTCTTGGACATCTATCTCATGAACTCCTCCACACGCACTACAAAGACAACAGCAAGAGTGTGATTCAAAGAAAGAAGGAGCTTGAAGAGATGACAAAGGGTTGA
- a CDS encoding Ig-like domain-containing protein: MRKWFFWALLMVVVAVVFAIRLLPEMLNKPPVMSIPDMIINEGDILSINLHDYSSDEKMASLTYRKLAGPGEIRDTFYTFSPSYQQSGKHTVTISVADQKELTAESTFVITVREVNRPPVLSIPDQIIAQNETVSIDLDEFAEDPDLDPLTYNISSGNGQIIGSSYTYRPDFATRTEERITITVSDGRGGNDDSTFLILNKAFITIPSTPSTDSTTIESATSVAITPEGTDASSRLATAETRNLPPVSSIPDQNLDQGNTLVLDLRTFLRDPENDPISIKIISGPGEVERSLYSYTSPENDSGTKTIVLEISDGLNTVEDSFLISIATRNRVPVASNIPERTIEVNEQLTLNLSNYFSDPDGDPLSYQLVSGSGRITGSQYTFQSSDPGRYSATIRASDGKGGSVDRTAIFNVSQTNKPPTISILPRRISEGERLSINLSDHASDPDNDPLSYSLISGPGTIQGRTYTFDADYGSAGIYEAVISVSDGKGGLARTTLRIDIRESNRPPVLSIPGFTVAEGSRLVADLNEYSSDPDNDDLSFEIVQGMGAIEGSRLIIEPGYEDYGFYTIVVSASDGRGGVANASFDLLVTDTNRPPEFNIPDQTTIVSRTLRLDLRQFSSDPDGDYLRYELIYGPGVLTGSIYSFIPEELGSNTVMLSANDLKGGEATATFAIVVR; this comes from the coding sequence ATGAGAAAATGGTTCTTCTGGGCGTTGTTGATGGTCGTGGTAGCAGTTGTATTTGCCATCCGACTGCTTCCTGAAATGCTTAACAAACCCCCTGTAATGAGCATCCCAGACATGATAATCAACGAGGGCGATATTCTTTCTATAAATCTACACGATTACTCAAGCGACGAGAAGATGGCATCCCTTACCTACAGAAAGTTGGCGGGCCCTGGGGAAATCAGGGACACATTCTATACATTCTCGCCGAGTTACCAACAGTCTGGAAAACACACTGTCACGATTTCCGTTGCTGACCAGAAAGAGCTAACAGCCGAATCCACATTCGTGATTACCGTTAGAGAAGTGAATCGTCCACCAGTGCTATCGATACCAGACCAGATAATCGCGCAGAATGAGACTGTCTCCATAGATCTTGATGAGTTCGCAGAGGATCCCGATCTGGACCCTCTTACGTACAACATCTCTTCTGGCAACGGGCAGATAATTGGCAGTAGTTACACATACCGACCGGACTTTGCAACCAGAACAGAAGAAAGGATAACTATTACTGTTTCTGATGGCCGCGGAGGAAACGATGATTCAACATTCTTGATATTGAATAAGGCGTTCATTACGATCCCGTCTACACCATCAACTGACTCCACAACAATCGAGTCAGCAACATCAGTCGCCATTACTCCAGAAGGGACCGATGCTTCTTCTCGATTGGCAACAGCTGAAACAAGAAATCTTCCACCGGTATCGAGCATCCCTGATCAGAATCTGGATCAAGGAAACACACTCGTTCTGGATCTTCGAACCTTCTTAAGAGATCCAGAAAATGACCCAATCTCGATAAAGATAATTTCTGGTCCTGGTGAGGTAGAGAGATCACTCTATTCATATACAAGTCCCGAAAATGATTCAGGCACTAAGACCATCGTTCTGGAGATTTCGGACGGTTTGAATACTGTTGAAGATAGCTTTCTAATAAGTATTGCCACTAGAAACAGAGTACCGGTAGCTTCAAACATTCCCGAAAGAACGATTGAAGTGAATGAACAACTAACGCTCAACCTTTCCAATTACTTCTCTGACCCTGACGGAGACCCACTTTCATACCAGCTTGTCAGCGGTTCCGGTAGAATCACCGGTAGTCAGTATACATTTCAATCGTCTGATCCAGGAAGATACTCAGCAACTATCAGAGCGTCCGATGGAAAGGGCGGATCGGTAGACAGAACGGCGATCTTCAATGTGAGTCAGACAAACAAGCCGCCAACGATCTCGATTCTTCCGAGAAGGATTTCTGAGGGAGAAAGGCTGTCGATTAACCTTTCGGATCATGCTTCCGATCCAGACAATGACCCGCTTAGCTACTCACTGATTTCTGGCCCAGGAACGATACAGGGAAGAACTTACACTTTTGACGCAGACTACGGCAGCGCGGGAATCTACGAAGCAGTTATCTCAGTGAGCGATGGTAAGGGCGGATTGGCGAGAACGACGCTGAGAATCGATATTAGGGAGAGCAACAGGCCCCCTGTCTTGAGCATACCAGGGTTCACGGTAGCAGAAGGCTCCAGACTTGTTGCTGATCTGAACGAATACTCATCTGATCCGGACAATGACGATCTATCATTTGAGATCGTTCAGGGAATGGGAGCGATCGAAGGAAGCAGACTGATAATCGAACCGGGGTATGAGGATTACGGTTTCTACACGATCGTTGTTAGCGCATCAGACGGAAGAGGAGGCGTGGCAAATGCTTCTTTTGACCTGCTTGTTACTGATACAAACAGACCACCCGAATTCAATATTCCAGATCAAACCACAATAGTTTCAAGGACTCTAAGACTTGACTTGAGACAGTTCAGCAGTGACCCCGATGGAGACTATCTCAGGTATGAACTGATCTACGGACCCGGAGTGTTGACTGGGAGTATATACTCCTTCATTCCGGAAGAACTGGGATCGAATACCGTAATGCTGAGCGCCAATGACCTTAAGGGAGGAGAAGCAACAGCCACTTTCGCAATAGTTGTGAGATAA